The DNA region CGTTAGAGAACAAAATTTTGGATGCCCAATTGCAAATCAAAAGTCAAGAATTGCAATACCTAAAAAAACAGATACACCCACATTTTTTGTTCAATACATTAAATACTATTTATGGTTTTGCCCTAAAACAGTCTAAAGATACACCCGAAATTATTTTAAAATTGTCCAATTTACTGGACTATATACTATACCAAGTGGGCAAACCGAAGGTTAGCTTAAAAAAAGAGGTTTACCATATTAAAGAATATATCGAATTGGAAAAAATCAGGTTTCAAGATTCTTTAAAAGTGGAATTTACATCTGATGAAATACCCGAAACTGTTCAGATTGCACCAATGGTTTTAATTCCATTTGTGGAAAATGCGTTTAAGCATGGAAGTATTATCGACGGATTTTTAAGAATCGAGATTGTGATTGAATTTTCCAATAATACGCTGATTTTTAGCATCAATAATACGGCCTTACAGGGTGGAACGATTCAAAAAAACAAGGGTATCGGACTGAAAAACATCAAGAAAAGATTGACTATTTTGTATCCCGAAAATCATAGTTTATCCATTTTTGAGAAAAAAAATAGATACAATGTAACGCTTAAAATTTTAGATCTAAAATGATAAACTGCATTATTGTCGATGATGAACATATAGCCCGCGAAATTTTAGAGACGCATTTGCAAAAAATAGACTTCATTACTGTTTCCGGTTTGTGCAAAAATGCAGCTGAAGCCTTTAATGTTATAAGTTCAGAAAAAATAGACTTGGTTTTTTTGGACATTAATATGCCCGAAATTTCAGGTTTGGCATTTGCAAAATCAATCAATAAAAATATCAAAGTAATTTTTACCACAGCTTACCGTGAATATGCCATTGACGGATTCGACTTGCAAGCTGTTGACTATTTACTTAAACCTATTTCCTTTGAACGCTTACTACAAGCGGTTAATAAATTTACAAATGAAAACGTTCAAATAGCATCGGAACCTATAACCGAAATTCCTGAAAAGAGTGATTTTATCTTTGTCCGTGCAGACAGAAAAATGGTAAAAATTAATTTTTCTGAAATACTATATATTGAAAGTTTAAGTGATTATATCCAAATCCACTTTAAGGATAAAACCGTTACAACCCGAGAAACCATTAGCAACATTGAGGCAAAACTACCGCAACAACAGTTTTTAAGGGTTCACCGCTCATTTATAGTTTCCATTGCTAAAATAGAATTGTTTACCAATGAGTTTGTAGAAATAAATAATAAAGCTATCCCAATTAGTAGAACTTATAAAAATGATGTTTTAAAACAATTGGAAAATCTTTAAGTTTACATTGAACATTGTAATTTAAAAGTATTCCTTTCACTTAGAAAATCGCATTCCAATACATTTACAAATGCTTTTTTCAAAACTAAAAAACTCGGCGGTATTTATTGCGGTGCTGGGTATTGTGCTGTTTTCCGCCAAGGCCATAATGGTTAAATTGGCGTATCGATACAATGTGAGCTCGTTACATTTATTATTGTTCCGTATGTTGTTTTCTTTGCCTTTTTATGTGCTGATTTTGTATTTTATAAAACCTTCGGCATCATATAATGTTAAAAAACAAGATTACATTTGGCTGATACTTTTTGGTTTTTTAGGCTATTATTTGGCAAGTTATTTCGACTTTTTAGGCTTGCAATACATCAAAGCGGGTTTGGAACGCATCATTCTTTTTGTGTATCCCACTTTGGTATTAATTATCGGTAGGATTTTCCTAAAAGAGAAAATTTCCACAAAACAGATTATTGCCATTTTGATAACTTATTTTGGCGTAATCGTAACCTTCAGTGGCGAACTGCAATACAACGGTGACCACGTTTTGCTCGGCGGCTTCCTTATCTTTTTAAGTGCGTTGACGTATGCGAGCTACCTTGTGGGTAGTGGATGGCTGATTCCTAAATTTGGGGTGCTACGGTTTACCTCTTACGCTATGATTGTCTCCTCAATTTGTGTGATAATCCATTATTTGATTGTTGATCGAACCAGTATTTTTGGTTATGCCTATCAAGTGTATCTTCTCGGGTTTCTAATGGCGGTTCTTTCTACATTAATTCCTTCATTTTTGGTGTCGTTAGCTATCAAGAAAATAGGAGCTTCCAACTTTTCTATTATTGGGAGTATTGGGCCAATTTCAACTATTGTTTTGGCATATATTTTTCTTGATGAAAGGTTAACACTCATACAATTATTGGGTGCGGTTATTGTCATTATCGGTATTACCCTTGTTACCTTGAATAAATCTAAAAAAAGAGCGAAAGTAAACGCTTAACTTTTATCTTTGTGCAAAATCTCAAAATTTTGGAACTTAACGACCTTATTTACGAGCCAACGAATTCAAAAATTTTAGAAGATGGCTCTTTCACTTGGAAAGCACCCAGTAATATTGCTTTGGTAAAATATTGGGGAAAACGTAAAGATCAAATTCCCGAAAATCCTTCTATTAGTTTTACGTTATCGAATTGCTTTACGGAAACTACGTTGGAGTTTAGAAAAAGTGAGAGTGTTGAGGAAGTTTTAGAACCAAATGAAGATGATGAACTTTCTTCTAGAGTTAGAAGTAAAACTTTTAAAGTTGAGGTGTTTTTGGACGGCGAAAAAAAACCAGAATTTAAAGAGAAAATTCAAATTTTTCTAAAAAGAACGATTAATCTTATTTCTTTTATTTCTGATTACGATTTAATAATCAAAACCCACAACTCTTTTCCTCACAGTAGCGGTATAGCTTCTTCTGCAAGTGGCATGTCGGCGTTGGCTTTGTGTATTATGAGCATGGAAAAGGCGTTAAATCCCGATTTATCGGATGAATTGTTTTGCAAAAAAGCCTCTTTTTTGGCCCGTTTAGGCTCTGGAAGTGCGGCCAGAAGCATAGAAGGCCCACTTGTGGTCTGGGGAGCACATGACAAAATCAATGACAGTTCAGATTTCTTTGGTGTAAAATTTTCTGAGCCTATCCACCAAAATTTCAAAAACTACCAAGACACCATTTTATTGGTGGACAAAGGCGAAAAACAAGTCTCCAGTACTGTTGGGCACAATTTAATGAACGGTCATCCTTTTGCC from Aureibaculum sp. 2308TA14-22 includes:
- a CDS encoding sensor histidine kinase, with protein sequence MNINLLHKSKFIPVHFILWVGVWFFFVYFFSYNSNNTKYVTWFSSLLLPITMATTYFMVYYLIPNYLLVKKYFLFVLYGLYTAVFSTYLIVLAIFGSFIFLSNMEIKKMPPMSRNFVFILILVYLIVAIFSFISLLNHNFKTISKNKALENKILDAQLQIKSQELQYLKKQIHPHFLFNTLNTIYGFALKQSKDTPEIILKLSNLLDYILYQVGKPKVSLKKEVYHIKEYIELEKIRFQDSLKVEFTSDEIPETVQIAPMVLIPFVENAFKHGSIIDGFLRIEIVIEFSNNTLIFSINNTALQGGTIQKNKGIGLKNIKKRLTILYPENHSLSIFEKKNRYNVTLKILDLK
- a CDS encoding LytR/AlgR family response regulator transcription factor yields the protein MINCIIVDDEHIAREILETHLQKIDFITVSGLCKNAAEAFNVISSEKIDLVFLDINMPEISGLAFAKSINKNIKVIFTTAYREYAIDGFDLQAVDYLLKPISFERLLQAVNKFTNENVQIASEPITEIPEKSDFIFVRADRKMVKINFSEILYIESLSDYIQIHFKDKTVTTRETISNIEAKLPQQQFLRVHRSFIVSIAKIELFTNEFVEINNKAIPISRTYKNDVLKQLENL
- a CDS encoding DMT family transporter produces the protein MLFSKLKNSAVFIAVLGIVLFSAKAIMVKLAYRYNVSSLHLLLFRMLFSLPFYVLILYFIKPSASYNVKKQDYIWLILFGFLGYYLASYFDFLGLQYIKAGLERIILFVYPTLVLIIGRIFLKEKISTKQIIAILITYFGVIVTFSGELQYNGDHVLLGGFLIFLSALTYASYLVGSGWLIPKFGVLRFTSYAMIVSSICVIIHYLIVDRTSIFGYAYQVYLLGFLMAVLSTLIPSFLVSLAIKKIGASNFSIIGSIGPISTIVLAYIFLDERLTLIQLLGAVIVIIGITLVTLNKSKKRAKVNA
- a CDS encoding diphosphomevalonate/mevalonate 3,5-bisphosphate decarboxylase family protein; this translates as MQNLKILELNDLIYEPTNSKILEDGSFTWKAPSNIALVKYWGKRKDQIPENPSISFTLSNCFTETTLEFRKSESVEEVLEPNEDDELSSRVRSKTFKVEVFLDGEKKPEFKEKIQIFLKRTINLISFISDYDLIIKTHNSFPHSSGIASSASGMSALALCIMSMEKALNPDLSDELFCKKASFLARLGSGSAARSIEGPLVVWGAHDKINDSSDFFGVKFSEPIHQNFKNYQDTILLVDKGEKQVSSTVGHNLMNGHPFAQQRFVQANENMIKISEALTSGDLKSFISIVESEALTLHSMMMTSHPYFILMKPNTLQIINKIWAYRKRTNSNICFTLDAGANVHVLFPEKEKETANKFIVSELLPFCQNNHYISDSVGLGATQIDAK